From Solanum lycopersicum chromosome 8, SLM_r2.1, the proteins below share one genomic window:
- the LOC101261841 gene encoding lipoyl synthase 1, mitochondrial-like, which produces MDVLKMAKEYAPAGTLTKTSIMLGCGETPEQVVRTMEKVRAAGVDVMTFGQYMRPSKRHMPVTEYITPEAFENYQVFGTQMGFRYVASGPMVRSSYKAGEFYIKSMIESDRAASSS; this is translated from the exons ATGGACGTTCTGAAGATGGCCAAGGAGTATGCCCCTGCTGGGACATTGACAAAGACTTCAATAATGTTGGGCTGTGGGGAAACCCCTGAACAAGTTGTTAGAACAATGGAAAAAGTGCGTGCGGCGGGTGTTGATGTAATGACATTTGGCCAGTACATGAGACCATCAAAGCGTCACATGCCTGTTACTGAATACATAACCCCCGAAGCCTTTGAGAATTATCAAGTTTTCGGCACACAAATG GGATTTCGATATGTGGCTTCTGGCCCCATGGTTAGGTCATCCTACAAGGCAGGGGAATTCTATATTAAATCCATGATAGAATCTGATCGTGCAGCATCGTCGTCTTAG
- the LOC101262138 gene encoding uncharacterized protein: MVSIGKTIYVIGGRNYYKAFGDVLDDNYVQEMRLGGVRSSVFKYDTRVDTWSTCARLITPRYNFACTCKDGKIYVAGGQTTLDSAEGTSSAEIYDPVKDKWESLPNMSTLRYKSVAVAWQGKIYVVGGFAKRGNSDSQGPYIMERSSAELYDPHQQNWEYVARMWDLNVPPNQIVNVDGKLFSSGDCLKAWKGHIEAYDENLNIWNIVDGSNSPISTSDDTLAKSPPMQRIFCTMAPIGTQLYFLAGYRMPAGETSMMRTEVHVFDTSAIGNGWRAFEPIEEEGEKELCSHCYVLRID, from the exons ATGGTTTCCATTGGCAAAACAATTTATGTAATAGGAGGACGAAATTATTATAAAGCTTTTGGTGATGTACTTGATGATAATTATGTTCAAGAAATGAGGCTAGGAGGTGTACGTTCTTCAGTGTTTAAATATGATACGCGTGTGGATACTTGGTCAACTTGTGCACGTTTAATTACACCTAGGTATAATTTTGCGTGCACTTGTAAAGATGGTAAAATTTATGTTGCGGGTGGACAAACAACGTTGGATAGTGCTGAAGGTACTTCTTCTGCTGAGATTTATGATCCTGTAAAAGATAAATGGGAATCATTACCAAATATGAGTACTTTGAGGTATAAGTCTGTTGCTGTGGCATGGCAAG GTAAAATTTATGTGGTGGGAGGATTTGCTAAAAGAGGAAATAGTGACAGCCAAGGACCATATATCATGGAAAGAAGTTCAGCTGAGCTGTACGATCCACATCAGCAAAACTGGGAGTACGTGGCAAGAATGTGGGACCTAAATGTTCCACCTAATCAAATAGTAAATGTTGATGGAAAATTATTCAGTTCAGGTGATTGTTTAAAGGCATGGAAAGGACATATTGAAGCCTAtgatgaaaatttaaatatatggaATATAGTGGATGGTTCGAATTCACCAATATCCACGTCAGATGACACGTTGGCAAAGTCGCCACCTATGCAAAGAATATTTTGTACAATGGCACCTATAGGGACTCAGCTCTACTTCTTAGCTGGATACAGGATGCCAGCTGGCGAAACATCGATGATGAGAACTGAAGTACACGTGTTTGACACGTCAGCAATTGGTAATGGTTGGAGAGCTTTTGAACCAATAGAGGAAGAAGGAGAGAAGGAACTTTGTAGTCATTGTTATGTTCTTAGAATtgattaa